The following proteins are encoded in a genomic region of Catellatospora sp. TT07R-123:
- a CDS encoding cold-shock protein has translation MAQGTVKWFNSEKGYGFIAVDGGQDVFVHFSAIEMDGYKALDDGQRVEFEIAQGQKGPQAEKVRVIA, from the coding sequence GTGGCACAGGGCACCGTGAAGTGGTTCAACAGCGAGAAGGGCTACGGCTTCATCGCGGTCGACGGAGGGCAGGACGTGTTCGTCCACTTCTCCGCGATCGAGATGGACGGCTACAAGGCGCTCGACGACGGTCAGCGTGTTGAGTTCGAGATCGCACAGGGCCAGAAGGGCCCCCAGGCGGAGAAGGTCCGGGTCATCGCCTGA